A portion of the Sabethes cyaneus chromosome 3, idSabCyanKW18_F2, whole genome shotgun sequence genome contains these proteins:
- the LOC128740486 gene encoding carbonic anhydrase 13-like: MNQIPLPTDTADEALEETNSSFSEDPSKIVVALAEDEATLPAPIDININRSQQIELPPVSWQNYDQLPTKIKLTNTGETVILSAKWEDGVYPGLKCGYLDGRYVFSQLHFHWGNSAVEGSEHTIDGTPLPLEMHVVHFNDQYDTLEDALKHIGGVLCLVYFFSLKSTPNKFLEPVITNLKEIIFPDSVIKLTPFPIVNLFHAFTDDYFLYWGSTKAQSKSHPMLWLLSRTQECIDFHQLAQFRQLLDQRMRIIAREPPQVADGKDRHLFHVNPRTPCSNWTLSPLPHPRYRDNRWLVDRMDIDIGAPGGCQQFIEALRREMSNRRESSSSSEN, encoded by the coding sequence ATGAATCAAATTCCTCTACCGACTGACACAGCTGATGAGGCATTGGAAGAAACGAATTCTAGCTTCAGCGAAGACCCATCCAAAATCGTCGTGGCACTAGCCGAGGACGAAGCCACCCTCCCAGCTCCGATTGACATCAATATCAACCGTAGCCAGCAGATCGAGCTTCCACCGGTAAGCTGGCAAAACTATGACCAGCTACCGACAAAAATCAAACTGACAAACACCGGAGAAACTGTCATCCTTAGTGCCAAATGGGAAGATGGGGTATATCCTGGCCTCAAGTGCGGTTATCTGGACGGTCGATATGTGTTCTCCCAACTGCACTTCCACTGGGGCAATTCGGCTGTAGAAGGCAGCGAACACACTATCGACGGAACGCCACTTCCACTGGAAATGCACGTCGTTCATTTCAATGACCAATACGATACGCTCGAGGATGCTCTCAAGCACATCGGCGGAGTGCTTTGTTTAGTATATTTCTTCAGCTTGAAGTCCACTCCTAACAAGTTCTTAGAACCGGTCATCACCAACCTAAAGGAAATCATCTTCCCGGACAGTGTCATCAAATTGACACCCTTTCCGATTGTCAACTTGTTTCATGCTTTCACTGACGATTACTTTCTCTACTGGGGATCGACGAAAGCACAATCCAAAAGCCACCCGATGCTGTGGTTGCTTTCTCGTACACAGGAATGCATCGATTTTCACCAGCTAGCCCAGTTCCGGCAACTGCTGGATCAACGAATGCGCATAATTGCTCGAGAACCACCGCAAGTCGCCGACGGAAAGGATCGGCACCTTTTTCACGTGAATCCCCGGACACCGTGCAGCAATTGGACGCTTTCTCCGCTGCCCCATCCAAGATATCGGGATAATCGCTGGTTGGTGGATCGAATGGATATCGATATCGGAGCTCCCGGTGGCTGTCAGCAGTTTATTGAAGCGTTGAGACGGGAAATGAGCAATAGGCGAGAAAGCAGTAGCAGCAGTGAAAATTAG